One window of Leifsonia sp. AK011 genomic DNA carries:
- a CDS encoding LysR family transcriptional regulator ArgP translates to MDLPQLEALAAAVDTGTFDAAARALNVTPSAISQRIRALENSVGGVLLTRGKPVTATAAGIPYLRLARQIEALAADAATEATPEKGAAFPVIPLAINGDSLATWALPALASLADELTFDIHREDQDHSWDLLRDGTVMAALTTEARPVQGCTSTPLGVMRYRPMATPDFVARWFGDGVAASALNAAPVVVFDRKDDIQDRYLRSFGKGLTPPRHHVPASTEFAEAVRLGMGWAMLPDQQSFGPESRGELVELAGGKPEHVELYWQQWALHTTALDRVADAIARAARELAHS, encoded by the coding sequence ATGGATCTCCCCCAGCTCGAGGCCCTCGCTGCGGCCGTCGACACGGGCACGTTCGACGCTGCTGCGCGGGCACTCAATGTCACGCCCTCCGCGATCAGCCAGCGCATCCGCGCGCTCGAGAACTCCGTCGGCGGGGTGCTGCTCACGCGGGGCAAGCCCGTGACGGCGACAGCTGCTGGCATCCCCTATCTCCGTCTTGCACGTCAGATCGAGGCACTCGCAGCGGATGCCGCGACCGAGGCGACTCCAGAGAAAGGGGCGGCGTTCCCCGTCATACCGCTCGCCATCAACGGGGATTCCCTCGCCACCTGGGCACTCCCCGCGCTCGCGTCCCTCGCGGACGAGCTCACGTTCGACATCCACCGTGAGGATCAGGACCACTCGTGGGACCTGCTCCGCGACGGCACCGTGATGGCGGCGCTCACGACCGAGGCACGACCAGTGCAGGGATGCACGTCCACCCCTCTCGGAGTGATGCGCTACCGCCCCATGGCCACGCCGGACTTCGTCGCACGCTGGTTCGGCGATGGAGTTGCAGCATCCGCCCTCAACGCGGCGCCCGTCGTGGTGTTCGATCGCAAGGACGACATCCAGGATCGCTACCTCCGCTCGTTCGGCAAGGGCCTCACTCCCCCGCGGCACCACGTTCCGGCGTCGACCGAATTCGCCGAGGCCGTGCGACTCGGCATGGGGTGGGCGATGCTTCCCGACCAGCAGTCGTTCGGTCCGGAGTCGCGCGGCGAACTCGTGGAACTCGCTGGCGGCAAGCCCGAACACGTCGAGCTCTACTGGCAGCAGTGGGCGCTCCACACGACCGCGCTCGACCGGGTCGCCGACGCCATCGCGCGAGCGGCCCGCGAACTGGCTCACTCGTAG
- a CDS encoding DUF2469 family protein, with protein MDEDEFEDYDREVELALYREYRDVVSQFRYVVETERRFYLANEVTLVRQDTEHDFYFELTMNDVWVWDVYRSDRFVKSVRVLTFKDVNVEELSAKELELPKELALDE; from the coding sequence ATGGACGAGGACGAGTTCGAGGATTACGACCGCGAGGTCGAACTGGCGCTGTACCGCGAGTATCGCGATGTAGTGAGCCAGTTCCGTTACGTCGTGGAGACCGAACGCCGTTTCTACCTCGCCAACGAGGTCACCCTGGTTCGCCAGGACACCGAGCACGACTTCTACTTCGAACTCACGATGAACGATGTCTGGGTGTGGGATGTCTACCGTTCCGACCGCTTCGTGAAGAGCGTGCGTGTGCTGACCTTCAAGGACGTCAATGTGGAGGAGCTCTCCGCGAAGGAGCTCGAGCTGCCGAAGGAACTAGCGCTCGACGAGTAG
- a CDS encoding TetR/AcrR family transcriptional regulator — protein sequence MTLKADMTVTSLSVRAEPVQQRSAERITSLLDAAAELIDANGIDGLTTSDVATRSGSSVGVVYRYFPNIQSLLKALAARNLDKFTTRLREQLPEDANDALGAMNAGIDTYIEMARTEPGFRALRFGDVIEDRFIREEPGVTVGMSSMFTELLVTRYGVSSTPELAFDIEVLVEIADALLHRAFRYDTQGDERYIARLREIVRDFLTSHDVA from the coding sequence ATGACCCTCAAGGCAGATATGACAGTCACATCCCTCTCCGTTCGCGCTGAACCCGTTCAGCAGCGAAGCGCGGAACGAATCACGAGCTTGCTGGATGCCGCTGCCGAGCTGATTGACGCCAACGGGATCGACGGTCTGACCACCAGTGACGTCGCGACCCGCTCCGGCTCCTCGGTCGGCGTCGTCTACCGCTACTTCCCGAACATCCAGTCCCTGCTCAAGGCTCTGGCCGCGCGCAACCTGGACAAGTTCACCACGCGCCTTCGCGAGCAGCTCCCCGAGGACGCGAACGACGCGCTGGGTGCCATGAACGCGGGAATCGACACCTACATCGAGATGGCCCGTACCGAGCCCGGTTTCCGTGCTCTCCGGTTCGGCGACGTGATCGAGGACCGCTTCATCCGCGAGGAGCCCGGTGTCACCGTCGGCATGTCGTCGATGTTCACTGAGCTGCTCGTCACGCGGTACGGCGTCAGCTCGACTCCCGAGCTCGCCTTCGACATCGAGGTGCTCGTCGAGATCGCTGACGCACTCCTCCACCGCGCATTCCGCTACGACACGCAGGGCGACGAGCGCTACATCGCGCGCCTCCGCGAGATCGTTCGCGACTTCCTCACCTCCCACGACGTCGCGTGA
- the trmD gene encoding tRNA (guanosine(37)-N1)-methyltransferase TrmD, with translation MRIDIVTIFPEFFGVLDVSLLGKARDRGILDSHVHDLRDFTHDRHRTVDDTPYGGGAGMVMRPEPWGEALDAVLTPDSLLIVPSPAGERFTQAMARELATEERLVFACGRYEGIDQRVVEYAASVARVREVSLGDYVLNGGEVAVMAIIEAVGRLIPGVVGNPVSLDEESHEDGLLEYPSYTKPAEWRGREVPPVLLSGNHGAIAAWRREQQLERTRRVRPDLLDTTDDAP, from the coding sequence GTGCGCATCGACATCGTCACGATCTTTCCCGAGTTCTTCGGGGTGTTGGATGTCTCGCTCCTCGGTAAGGCTCGCGACCGCGGCATCCTCGACTCCCACGTGCACGACCTGCGCGACTTCACGCACGATCGTCACCGCACGGTGGATGACACGCCCTACGGTGGCGGCGCGGGCATGGTCATGCGGCCGGAGCCGTGGGGCGAGGCGCTCGACGCCGTGCTGACGCCGGACTCACTCCTGATCGTTCCGAGCCCCGCGGGGGAGCGGTTCACGCAGGCGATGGCCCGCGAGCTCGCGACCGAGGAGCGGCTCGTGTTCGCGTGCGGTCGCTACGAGGGCATCGATCAGAGGGTGGTGGAGTACGCGGCATCCGTCGCCCGTGTTCGCGAGGTGAGCCTCGGGGACTACGTGCTCAACGGCGGCGAGGTCGCCGTGATGGCGATCATCGAAGCCGTGGGGCGACTGATCCCGGGAGTGGTGGGCAACCCCGTGAGCCTCGACGAGGAGAGCCACGAGGACGGCCTGCTCGAGTACCCCAGCTACACGAAGCCCGCGGAGTGGCGCGGGCGCGAGGTGCCGCCCGTGCTCCTGAGCGGCAACCACGGTGCGATCGCCGCCTGGCGGCGCGAACAGCAGCTCGAACGCACGCGGCGGGTGCGACCCGATCTGCTCGACACCACGGATGACGCCCCGTGA
- a CDS encoding ribonuclease HII, with the protein MAVADPTLSVERSILKSGARYVIGCDEVGRGAIAGPVAVGLSVVEVGVRGIPAGLRDSKLLSEKRREELAPVAAAWVRYSSVGLASAEEVDRIGIMASLGLAGKRALLALHEAGVGIHESVVLLDGAHDWLTGALVKPPRVQTRVKADRDCASVAAASVIAKVHRDHLMIEADGDHPGYGWPGNKGYGSADHYAAIGTLGPSPLHRHTWLKQPALI; encoded by the coding sequence GTGGCAGTCGCCGACCCCACTCTGAGCGTGGAGCGATCCATCCTGAAGTCCGGGGCCCGGTACGTGATCGGGTGCGACGAGGTGGGTCGCGGCGCGATAGCCGGACCGGTCGCGGTGGGGCTCTCGGTTGTGGAAGTCGGCGTGCGTGGCATCCCGGCCGGCCTTCGGGACTCCAAGCTGCTCAGCGAGAAGCGCCGTGAGGAGCTCGCTCCCGTCGCTGCGGCGTGGGTGCGCTACTCCTCTGTCGGTCTCGCAAGCGCCGAGGAGGTGGATCGCATCGGGATCATGGCCTCACTCGGGCTCGCCGGCAAGCGCGCGCTGCTCGCCCTGCACGAAGCTGGCGTGGGTATCCACGAGAGCGTCGTGCTGCTCGATGGCGCGCACGACTGGCTCACGGGCGCGCTCGTGAAGCCCCCACGGGTGCAGACACGAGTCAAGGCCGACCGGGACTGCGCGTCGGTGGCCGCGGCATCCGTCATCGCCAAGGTGCATCGCGATCACCTCATGATCGAGGCCGATGGCGACCACCCCGGATACGGATGGCCCGGCAACAAGGGCTACGGATCCGCCGACCACTACGCCGCGATCGGAACGCTGGGGCCATCGCCCCTCCACAGGCACACCTGGCTCAAGCAGCCCGCCCTGATCTAG
- a CDS encoding LLM class F420-dependent oxidoreductase, whose amino-acid sequence MTSRPVRIGIQLAPQHATYSKIRDTVVELEQLGADILFNWDHFYPLSGDPDGMHFESWTELASWAEITSRVEFGALVNCNSYRNPDLQADMARTIDHISAGDSGVGRFIFGTGSGWFERDYDEYGYEFGTPGQRLDALADALPRIESRWGKLNPAPTRDIPILIGGAGEKKTLRIVAQHADIWHSFVSAADLPRKLDILREHGEAVGRDISEIELSNEPRVKDLRIADDLRAQGVTLFTLGISGPDYPLDTVKEWLAWRDAQNG is encoded by the coding sequence ATGACCTCTCGCCCCGTTCGCATCGGCATCCAGCTCGCGCCCCAGCACGCCACCTACTCGAAGATTCGCGACACCGTCGTCGAGCTCGAGCAGTTGGGTGCCGACATCCTCTTCAACTGGGACCACTTCTACCCGCTGTCTGGCGACCCCGACGGGATGCACTTCGAGTCGTGGACCGAGCTCGCCTCCTGGGCCGAGATCACGAGCCGCGTCGAGTTCGGCGCGCTCGTCAACTGCAACAGCTACCGCAACCCCGACCTGCAGGCTGACATGGCCCGCACGATCGACCACATCAGTGCTGGCGATTCCGGCGTTGGCCGTTTCATCTTCGGGACGGGGTCTGGATGGTTCGAGCGCGACTACGACGAGTATGGCTACGAGTTCGGCACACCCGGCCAGCGCCTGGACGCGCTCGCCGACGCGCTTCCCCGGATCGAGTCGCGGTGGGGCAAGCTCAATCCGGCGCCGACGCGTGACATCCCAATCCTCATCGGCGGTGCCGGCGAGAAGAAGACCCTGCGCATCGTCGCCCAGCACGCCGACATCTGGCACAGCTTCGTCTCGGCGGCCGACCTGCCGCGCAAGCTCGACATTTTGCGCGAGCACGGTGAGGCAGTGGGGCGCGACATCTCCGAGATCGAGCTGTCAAACGAGCCACGCGTGAAGGACCTGCGTATCGCGGACGACCTTCGCGCACAGGGCGTCACGCTCTTCACCCTCGGCATCTCGGGGCCCGACTACCCCCTCGACACGGTGAAGGAGTGGCTCGCCTGGCGCGACGCGCAGAACGGTTAA
- the rpsP gene encoding 30S ribosomal protein S16, translating into MAVKIRLKRLGKIRAPYYRIVVADSRTKRDGRSIEEIGKYHPTEEPSFIEVNSERAQYWLSVGAQPSPQVEAILKLTGDWGKFKGDADAVSTVRTKEAKAEFTADESKKPVLKPKAEKTEAKAEAPAEEAPASEGAAEEAPAPEAADEAPAVGDEAPADAAEAPADDADKA; encoded by the coding sequence GTGGCTGTAAAGATTCGTTTGAAGCGCCTCGGCAAGATCCGTGCGCCGTACTACCGCATTGTCGTGGCCGACTCGCGCACCAAGCGCGACGGCCGCTCCATCGAGGAGATCGGCAAGTACCACCCCACCGAGGAGCCCTCGTTCATCGAGGTCAACTCCGAGCGTGCCCAGTACTGGCTGAGCGTTGGCGCCCAGCCGAGCCCGCAGGTTGAGGCCATCCTCAAGCTCACGGGTGACTGGGGCAAGTTCAAGGGTGACGCGGACGCCGTGAGCACCGTGCGCACCAAGGAGGCGAAGGCGGAGTTCACCGCCGACGAGTCCAAGAAGCCCGTGCTCAAGCCCAAGGCGGAGAAGACCGAGGCCAAGGCCGAGGCTCCCGCCGAGGAGGCCCCCGCGAGCGAGGGCGCTGCCGAGGAGGCTCCCGCCCCCGAGGCTGCTGACGAGGCTCCCGCGGTTGGCGACGAGGCCCCGGCCGACGCCGCCGAGGCACCTGCCGACGACGCTGACAAGGCCTGA
- the map gene encoding type I methionyl aminopeptidase, whose product MIELRTPAELEQMRTAGEFVAGVLEATTSASAVGVNLLELDALAHDMIRARGAESCYIDYHPSFGGSPFGKVICTSVNDAALHGLPHDYTLKDGDVLSLDFAASVDGWVSDSAVTIIVGTPRDEDARLIEVTKRALDAGIAAAVVGNRMGDVSAAIGDVARAARLKINLDFGGHSVGRVMHGDLHVPNDGRPKRGFPLQPGLVFAIEPWFMLGTKRIYTDDDGWTLRSDDGSRAAHFEHTVAVTDDGPLVLSARK is encoded by the coding sequence GTGATCGAACTCCGCACGCCCGCGGAACTGGAGCAGATGCGCACAGCTGGTGAGTTTGTCGCCGGCGTGCTCGAGGCGACGACCTCAGCTTCAGCCGTGGGAGTCAACCTGCTCGAACTCGACGCCCTCGCGCACGACATGATCCGTGCGCGAGGCGCGGAGAGTTGCTACATCGACTACCACCCGTCGTTCGGCGGCTCGCCCTTCGGCAAGGTCATCTGCACGTCGGTCAACGACGCCGCGCTGCACGGGCTCCCGCACGATTACACGCTGAAGGATGGCGACGTGCTGAGCCTGGACTTCGCGGCATCCGTCGATGGCTGGGTCTCGGACTCGGCCGTCACCATCATCGTGGGCACCCCGCGCGACGAGGATGCCCGGCTGATCGAGGTCACGAAGCGCGCGCTCGATGCCGGTATTGCGGCGGCCGTGGTGGGCAACCGCATGGGCGATGTCTCCGCGGCGATCGGTGATGTCGCGCGGGCCGCGCGTCTCAAGATCAACCTGGACTTCGGCGGTCACAGCGTCGGACGGGTGATGCACGGTGACCTTCATGTGCCGAATGACGGGCGACCAAAGCGTGGCTTCCCGCTGCAGCCGGGGCTCGTGTTCGCGATCGAGCCGTGGTTCATGCTCGGCACGAAGCGGATCTACACCGATGACGACGGCTGGACGCTTCGCAGCGATGACGGCTCGCGTGCCGCCCACTTCGAGCACACCGTCGCGGTCACTGATGACGGACCGCTAGTTCTCTCCGCCCGCAAATAA
- the rimM gene encoding ribosome maturation factor RimM (Essential for efficient processing of 16S rRNA) has protein sequence MAAKKTAGTQLRVGRLTKAHGLKGAIKIELYTDAPERRFVPGAVFTLQVPTSSPWHGKTLELLELKWFNLQPVAFFKDVTDRSTAETLIKAILWIEQDPTEAPEEDAWFDHQLVGLSVLRDGTNVGTVARVDHMPGQDLLTVTTENGDVLVPFVKAIVPSVDIDAGTLVVTPPLGLFEELTEEPAPDATPEA, from the coding sequence GTGGCTGCGAAGAAGACGGCCGGCACCCAGCTCAGAGTGGGCCGCCTGACCAAGGCGCACGGCCTCAAGGGCGCAATCAAGATCGAGCTGTACACGGATGCCCCGGAACGACGTTTCGTTCCGGGCGCCGTGTTCACCCTGCAGGTGCCGACCAGCTCACCCTGGCACGGCAAGACTCTCGAACTCCTCGAGCTGAAGTGGTTCAACCTCCAGCCCGTCGCGTTCTTCAAGGACGTTACCGACCGCAGCACTGCGGAGACGCTCATCAAGGCGATCCTCTGGATCGAACAGGACCCCACTGAGGCTCCCGAAGAGGACGCGTGGTTCGACCACCAGCTCGTCGGCCTCAGTGTGCTGCGCGACGGCACGAATGTCGGAACGGTGGCCCGCGTCGACCACATGCCCGGCCAGGACCTCCTCACCGTCACGACCGAGAACGGTGACGTGCTCGTTCCGTTCGTCAAAGCGATCGTGCCCTCCGTCGACATCGACGCGGGAACCCTCGTGGTGACTCCACCGCTCGGCCTCTTCGAGGAGCTCACCGAGGAGCCGGCGCCCGACGCGACTCCCGAGGCGTAG
- a CDS encoding DMT family transporter, with protein sequence MSTTTTTGRLSTRVIIAITITILAWASAFIVIRGTAPYFSGGALALARLVVGTVLLGIVVLAGRRWVRPTAREWLQLAGFGILWFGAYNIALNVAEQTLDAGTTAMIVGVGPILIALGAALFLREGLSKWLAIGTGVAFLGVLLIGFASGGAELGLSGILWALVAAVTYAAGVLLQKPTLRRLPNAQVTWLGCAIGMLVCLPFTGELITGLQSAPTHAIVGAMYLGAVPTALAFSTWAYALSRMPAGQLGISTYVVPPLAILMGLIVFAEVPAPLAIVGGVLSLAGVALSRRKAAAASVAAPDSTPVSAPAKTVAE encoded by the coding sequence GTGAGCACTACTACGACTACCGGTCGACTCTCGACGAGGGTCATCATCGCGATCACCATCACGATCCTCGCGTGGGCGAGCGCGTTCATCGTCATCCGAGGGACGGCGCCGTACTTCTCCGGGGGAGCGCTTGCGCTCGCGCGTCTTGTGGTCGGCACAGTTCTGCTCGGGATTGTCGTGCTCGCCGGGCGGCGCTGGGTCAGGCCGACGGCCCGGGAGTGGCTGCAACTCGCGGGCTTCGGCATACTGTGGTTCGGTGCGTACAACATCGCGCTCAACGTTGCGGAGCAGACTCTGGATGCCGGTACCACGGCCATGATCGTGGGCGTCGGGCCCATCCTCATCGCGCTCGGCGCGGCGCTGTTCCTCCGCGAGGGACTCTCGAAGTGGCTCGCGATCGGCACCGGGGTGGCGTTCCTCGGAGTGCTCCTCATCGGGTTCGCGTCCGGCGGGGCCGAGCTCGGGCTGTCCGGCATCCTGTGGGCCCTCGTCGCCGCCGTCACGTATGCCGCCGGGGTGCTGCTGCAGAAGCCGACCCTCCGCAGGCTCCCGAACGCGCAGGTCACGTGGCTCGGCTGCGCGATCGGGATGCTCGTGTGCCTGCCCTTCACCGGCGAGCTGATCACGGGGCTCCAGAGCGCCCCCACACACGCGATCGTGGGCGCCATGTACCTCGGGGCCGTTCCCACGGCCCTGGCCTTCTCCACGTGGGCCTACGCCCTCTCGCGCATGCCCGCTGGCCAGCTCGGCATCTCAACCTACGTCGTGCCGCCGCTGGCGATCCTGATGGGCCTCATCGTGTTCGCGGAGGTACCCGCGCCGCTCGCGATCGTGGGCGGTGTGTTGAGCCTCGCGGGGGTTGCACTCTCGCGCAGGAAGGCTGCCGCGGCATCCGTTGCCGCCCCCGACTCGACGCCCGTTTCTGCTCCCGCCAAAACCGTGGCAGAATAG
- the rplS gene encoding 50S ribosomal protein L19, producing MHILDSVDAASLKDNIPDFRAGDTVKVHVNIIEGTRSRIQVFQGVVIGRSGEGVRETFTVRKVSFQVGVERTFPVHSPVIDHIEIVTRGDVRRAKLYYLRGLRGKKAKIKEKREF from the coding sequence ATGCACATCCTCGACAGCGTCGATGCAGCATCCCTCAAGGACAACATTCCTGATTTCCGCGCCGGTGACACCGTCAAGGTTCACGTGAACATCATCGAAGGTACGCGCTCGCGTATCCAGGTGTTCCAGGGCGTCGTCATCGGCCGTTCGGGCGAAGGCGTTCGCGAGACCTTCACGGTCCGCAAGGTCAGCTTCCAGGTCGGTGTCGAGCGCACCTTCCCCGTGCACTCCCCGGTGATCGACCACATCGAGATCGTCACCCGCGGTGATGTGCGTCGCGCCAAGCTCTACTACCTGCGCGGTCTGCGCGGCAAGAAGGCCAAGATCAAGGAGAAGCGCGAGTTCTAA
- a CDS encoding type IV toxin-antitoxin system AbiEi family antitoxin domain-containing protein, whose amino-acid sequence MTTYSELARRTGGVFRTAQLHASGATAAHIRSAVADGTLSRIRKGWLHTSDAAPELIHAVSLGGRLACVSAAKYSGLWTPDLGPGIHIARPAHAGRTFGDPTGFIEHWQSSTWGSTESAIESMPALLRQVLLCCEYEDALTMVDSALNQRRLTLTELKKMLATLPPRFSRVLDDTDPASESGLETLCRYRLRQLGLAVRSQVTFGDIGRVDLVLGDRVIIEADGRETHEGTFLRDRTRDLALMRRGYVVVRVGYHHVVNEWQLVEHTVRALVMRREHVWSATHRREGLVS is encoded by the coding sequence ATGACGACATACTCAGAACTCGCCCGCAGGACCGGTGGCGTCTTTCGCACCGCCCAGTTGCACGCGAGTGGCGCTACAGCCGCCCACATCCGCTCGGCCGTTGCGGATGGCACCCTGTCCCGCATACGGAAGGGATGGCTGCACACGTCCGATGCCGCACCGGAACTCATCCACGCGGTGTCGCTCGGCGGCCGCCTCGCCTGCGTCTCGGCCGCGAAATACTCCGGCCTGTGGACGCCCGACCTTGGTCCTGGCATCCACATCGCCCGTCCCGCACACGCAGGGCGCACGTTCGGTGATCCGACGGGATTCATCGAACACTGGCAGTCGAGCACGTGGGGCTCGACAGAGAGTGCGATTGAGAGCATGCCCGCCCTGCTGCGGCAGGTGCTGCTGTGTTGCGAGTACGAGGATGCCCTGACCATGGTCGATTCGGCGCTCAACCAGCGTCGGCTCACGCTCACCGAACTGAAGAAGATGCTCGCCACTCTGCCGCCACGGTTCTCCCGCGTGCTGGATGACACGGACCCTGCGAGCGAGTCGGGTCTTGAGACCCTGTGCCGGTATCGACTCAGGCAGCTCGGTCTCGCCGTCCGATCGCAGGTGACTTTCGGTGATATCGGCCGTGTCGACCTGGTCCTCGGGGATCGGGTCATCATCGAAGCAGATGGACGCGAGACCCACGAGGGCACGTTTCTGCGCGACCGCACCCGCGATCTTGCGCTCATGCGGCGCGGATACGTCGTCGTTCGCGTCGGGTACCACCACGTGGTGAACGAGTGGCAGCTCGTGGAGCACACCGTGCGGGCGCTGGTGATGCGGCGCGAGCACGTCTGGTCGGCGACTCACCGCCGCGAGGGACTCGTGTCCTGA
- the lepB gene encoding signal peptidase I — protein sequence MTDNTINDAAPADTSDDQPKQPRSKGWKLFIRDVLLILLAALLISFLIKTFLIRSFYIPSSSMEETLQIDDRIIVNQLTPELMPLEHGDVIVFRDPGGWLSAAPTPPPQNWLTGAVDGVLSFVGLTAPDSNEHLIKRIIGMPGDTVVCCNDLGQITVNGVPLDEPYITIPADATKATREDFEVTVPEGYLWVMGDNRYNSADSSYHYALDPNGSWAVPIENVVGRALVVSWPADHWTWLDNYPLTFADVDEAKVEQGSKK from the coding sequence ATGACAGACAACACCATCAACGATGCTGCGCCGGCGGACACGTCCGACGACCAGCCGAAGCAGCCGCGTTCCAAGGGATGGAAGCTATTCATCCGGGATGTCCTCCTCATCCTCCTCGCGGCGCTCCTCATCTCATTCCTCATCAAGACGTTCCTGATCAGGTCGTTCTACATTCCGTCGTCGTCGATGGAGGAGACCCTCCAGATCGACGACCGCATCATCGTCAATCAGCTCACCCCCGAGCTGATGCCGCTCGAGCATGGAGACGTGATCGTGTTCCGCGATCCGGGTGGCTGGCTCTCGGCCGCGCCCACCCCGCCACCGCAGAACTGGCTGACGGGTGCGGTCGACGGCGTGCTCTCCTTCGTCGGGCTGACGGCACCGGACAGCAACGAACACCTCATCAAGCGGATCATCGGGATGCCCGGCGACACCGTCGTGTGCTGCAACGATCTCGGCCAGATCACCGTGAACGGCGTGCCGCTCGACGAGCCCTACATCACGATCCCGGCGGATGCCACGAAGGCGACGCGCGAGGACTTCGAGGTCACCGTGCCTGAGGGCTACCTCTGGGTCATGGGCGACAACCGCTACAACTCCGCCGACTCCTCGTACCACTATGCCCTCGATCCGAACGGCTCCTGGGCGGTCCCGATCGAGAACGTCGTCGGCCGCGCGCTCGTCGTCAGTTGGCCCGCCGACCATTGGACCTGGCTCGACAACTACCCGCTCACGTTCGCGGATGTCGACGAGGCGAAAGTCGAGCAGGGGTCCAAGAAGTAG
- a CDS encoding RNA-binding protein, with translation MLAPALEHLVKGIVDHPDEVQVSSKSSPRGDVLEVRVHPDDLGRVIGRAGRTAKALRTLVGALADGRKVRVDVVDTDQ, from the coding sequence TTGCTCGCTCCCGCTCTTGAGCACCTCGTCAAGGGGATCGTTGATCACCCGGACGAGGTGCAGGTGTCCTCGAAGTCGTCACCCCGCGGTGACGTGCTTGAGGTGCGCGTGCATCCCGACGACCTCGGTCGCGTGATCGGACGCGCTGGTCGCACCGCAAAGGCTCTGCGCACCCTCGTCGGCGCTCTCGCCGACGGTCGCAAGGTGCGTGTCGACGTCGTCGACACCGACCAGTAG
- a CDS encoding LLM class F420-dependent oxidoreductase: protein MESLGGRRVRVAAQVAPQHATWQQISDAVRRVEDLGVDIVFNWDHFYPLTGDPDGAHFEAWTMLAALAESTERVELGTLVNCTIFRNADLQADMARTIDHISGGRFIFGTGAGWFEREFDEYGYPYGTPGQRLDTLESDLHRIRARWGKLNPPPVRPIPVLIGGKGEQKTLRIVAEHADIWHSFVEPEAYQQKAAVLARWCETVGRDVSEIEFASGTGPRGQGSLDFDYLDRQHEVGVTLFSTHVMGPEFDDSGVRRLLEWRASRGLS, encoded by the coding sequence GTGGAATCCTTGGGCGGTCGCCGCGTCAGGGTCGCAGCACAGGTCGCACCGCAGCACGCGACGTGGCAGCAGATCTCCGACGCCGTTCGTCGCGTCGAGGATCTCGGTGTCGACATCGTCTTCAACTGGGACCACTTCTACCCACTGACGGGCGATCCGGATGGCGCGCACTTCGAGGCGTGGACCATGCTGGCCGCCCTTGCCGAGAGCACCGAGCGCGTCGAACTGGGAACGCTCGTGAATTGCACGATCTTCCGCAACGCCGACCTCCAGGCCGACATGGCGCGCACGATCGACCACATCAGTGGCGGCCGCTTCATCTTCGGAACCGGTGCTGGATGGTTCGAGCGCGAGTTCGACGAGTACGGCTACCCGTACGGCACCCCCGGCCAGCGCCTCGACACCCTCGAGAGCGATCTCCACCGCATCCGCGCTCGGTGGGGCAAGCTCAACCCGCCGCCCGTGAGGCCGATCCCGGTGCTCATCGGGGGCAAGGGTGAACAGAAGACCCTGCGCATCGTCGCCGAGCACGCGGACATCTGGCACAGCTTCGTCGAGCCAGAGGCCTATCAGCAGAAGGCTGCGGTGCTCGCGCGCTGGTGCGAGACGGTGGGGCGGGATGTCTCCGAGATCGAGTTCGCGTCGGGCACCGGCCCGCGCGGCCAGGGCTCGTTGGACTTCGACTACCTCGACCGGCAGCACGAGGTCGGCGTCACGCTGTTCTCGACGCACGTCATGGGCCCGGAGTTCGACGACTCGGGCGTTCGTCGCCTGCTGGAGTGGCGTGCATCCCGGGGTCTTTCCTGA